The following are encoded together in the Pedobacter steynii genome:
- a CDS encoding tRNA pseudouridine synthase A codes for MRYFVHIGYHGLHFNGWQKQPGILNIQGVLEQALTQILKTPVFINGCGRTDAHVHASQFFFHMDIEQPWDFDLIFRLNKLLPASIAIFDIIPMSGMQHARFDAVQRCYDYFIHTYKSPFLSGLSSFYLLKDLHVDKMKQAAALLPQYKDYRPFCTSPDKYEHTICNVMSAGLTVDASGDRLRFQISSNRFLSKMIRIIMGQLLKIGKGDLSVDEFEDYLITKRTPTLITPAHPQGLYLSKVTYPYLNLPPRTEFSAILQHQVDQFG; via the coding sequence TTGAGGTATTTCGTACATATCGGCTATCATGGCCTTCATTTTAATGGTTGGCAAAAACAACCCGGGATATTAAATATTCAGGGGGTACTGGAACAGGCATTGACTCAGATTCTGAAGACGCCGGTTTTTATCAACGGCTGCGGAAGAACAGATGCCCATGTCCATGCCAGTCAGTTCTTTTTTCATATGGACATTGAACAGCCCTGGGATTTCGATCTTATTTTCAGGCTGAATAAGCTCTTACCAGCCAGTATTGCCATCTTTGACATCATTCCTATGTCCGGTATGCAACATGCCCGGTTTGACGCTGTACAGCGCTGCTATGACTACTTTATCCATACCTATAAAAGCCCTTTCCTGAGTGGCCTCAGTTCCTTCTATTTATTGAAAGACCTGCATGTTGATAAAATGAAACAGGCAGCAGCCTTATTGCCTCAATACAAAGACTACCGTCCCTTTTGTACCAGTCCGGATAAGTATGAGCATACCATTTGTAACGTCATGTCGGCCGGGCTAACTGTGGATGCCAGCGGAGATCGTCTGCGCTTCCAGATTTCTTCCAACCGGTTTCTCAGCAAAATGATCCGGATCATTATGGGACAATTGTTAAAAATTGGAAAGGGCGACTTAAGCGTAGATGAATTTGAGGATTACCTGATTACTAAAAGGACCCCAACACTGATCACTCCTGCCCATCCGCAGGGATTATACCTGTCAAAGGTAACCTATCCCTACCTGAACCTTCCCCCAAGAACGGAATTTTCGGCTATTCTACAGCATCAGGTAGATCAGTTCGGTTAG
- a CDS encoding beta-N-acetylhexosaminidase, translating to MKRFFLFFSCCLMSTVAFSQTIAAESGNTSEVAASTNIPSEIAIIPEPVSVVKNDGHFVLPANVTIQSPGNPELKQVTAFLQERLSIPTGSYVSVISADPSAGNATIRLVLNDKANAALGNEGYQLSVNSGHIVIKANKAAGLFYGAQSLIQLFPKEIESKELVEDINWKSPCVDITDYPRVGWRGLMFDVARHFFTKEEVKQYINAMVRYKYNVLHLHLTDDEGWRIEIKGFPKLTEVGAWSVKKTGEFGNFSPPGPDEPRTYGGYYTQEDIRELVKYAQERFVNILPEIDVPGHSLAAIASYPELSCTPGAENYRVRSGERIMDWSRGAPPTALVDNTLCPANEKVYSFLDSVITQVAALFPFEYLHMGGDEAPFNFWEKSDAIKALMQKEGLKNMHQVQGYFEKRVQSIVESKGKKFMGWDEILDGNMSPSAAVMSWRGMKYGTEAALKKHEVVMSPTTYAYLDYMQADAITEPRVYASLRLSKSYEFDPIPSGVDPKYIKGGQANLWTEQVYNIRQAEYMTWPRGMAIAESVWSPREKKNWVNFFGRVEQHFERLDIAETKYAPSVYDPIFKVSRSADRQLLIELSTEVEGLDIYYSFDNSFPDRFYPKYTEKLNPPKDAGMLRVITYKGKKPVGRMLSMPIEELNKRARK from the coding sequence ATGAAAAGATTTTTTCTGTTTTTTTCCTGCTGCCTGATGAGCACAGTTGCTTTTAGTCAGACTATAGCTGCTGAATCCGGCAATACTTCCGAAGTAGCTGCATCAACAAATATTCCTTCTGAAATTGCCATTATCCCTGAACCTGTTTCTGTAGTTAAAAACGATGGTCATTTCGTTTTACCTGCCAATGTCACCATACAATCTCCAGGTAATCCGGAACTGAAACAGGTAACGGCTTTCCTTCAGGAACGGCTTTCCATACCAACAGGGAGTTATGTTTCGGTCATCAGCGCCGATCCTTCTGCGGGTAATGCAACCATCAGACTGGTCTTAAATGATAAGGCAAATGCAGCATTAGGAAACGAAGGTTATCAGCTATCCGTAAATTCCGGTCATATTGTGATTAAAGCCAATAAAGCAGCCGGTTTATTTTACGGGGCACAAAGCCTGATCCAGCTGTTTCCAAAAGAAATAGAAAGCAAGGAACTGGTAGAAGATATCAACTGGAAAAGTCCCTGCGTAGACATCACCGATTATCCACGTGTAGGCTGGAGAGGCTTAATGTTCGATGTTGCCCGTCATTTCTTTACAAAAGAAGAAGTAAAGCAGTACATCAATGCGATGGTTCGCTATAAATACAATGTTCTTCATTTACACCTTACTGATGATGAAGGCTGGAGAATAGAGATCAAAGGTTTTCCTAAACTTACCGAGGTGGGTGCCTGGAGTGTAAAAAAGACCGGGGAATTCGGCAATTTCAGTCCTCCGGGACCAGATGAGCCCCGCACCTATGGTGGATATTATACTCAGGAAGATATCCGGGAGCTGGTAAAATATGCACAGGAAAGATTTGTAAACATCCTTCCTGAAATTGATGTTCCGGGACATAGTCTTGCTGCCATCGCCTCTTATCCTGAGCTTTCCTGTACTCCCGGTGCAGAAAACTACCGGGTCCGTTCCGGGGAAAGGATTATGGACTGGTCCAGAGGTGCTCCTCCAACCGCATTGGTAGACAATACCCTTTGTCCGGCGAATGAAAAAGTATATAGCTTTTTGGACAGCGTAATTACACAGGTAGCAGCGTTGTTTCCTTTTGAATACCTGCATATGGGAGGTGATGAAGCCCCTTTTAATTTCTGGGAAAAGAGTGATGCCATTAAGGCCCTGATGCAAAAGGAAGGTTTAAAGAATATGCATCAGGTTCAGGGCTATTTTGAAAAACGCGTACAATCTATCGTGGAATCCAAAGGCAAAAAATTTATGGGCTGGGATGAAATCCTCGATGGAAATATGTCGCCCAGTGCTGCAGTAATGAGCTGGAGGGGCATGAAATATGGCACTGAAGCTGCCTTGAAAAAACACGAAGTGGTGATGAGCCCAACTACCTATGCCTATTTAGACTATATGCAGGCAGATGCCATTACCGAGCCCAGAGTATATGCTTCATTGAGGTTAAGCAAATCCTATGAGTTTGATCCCATTCCATCCGGTGTAGATCCTAAGTACATTAAAGGCGGACAGGCAAATTTATGGACAGAACAAGTTTATAACATCAGACAGGCCGAATACATGACCTGGCCGAGAGGTATGGCTATTGCAGAATCCGTATGGTCACCGAGGGAAAAGAAAAACTGGGTTAATTTCTTTGGAAGAGTAGAACAGCATTTCGAAAGACTGGACATTGCGGAAACCAAATATGCACCTAGCGTATACGATCCGATATTTAAAGTGAGCAGATCTGCAGACAGGCAGTTACTGATTGAATTGAGTACAGAGGTTGAAGGACTGGATATCTATTACAGTTTCGACAACTCTTTTCCGGATCGTTTTTACCCAAAATATACAGAGAAACTCAATCCGCCTAAAGATGCGGGAATGTTAAGGGTAATTACTTACAAAGGGAAAAAACCTGTAGGAAGGATGCTCAGTATGCCGATAGAAGAGTTAAACAAACGAGCTAGAAAATAG
- the dacB gene encoding D-alanyl-D-alanine carboxypeptidase/D-alanyl-D-alanine-endopeptidase, whose translation MSTTKKISILFLLMIQQFAFAQSPAQKLEQAYNSLIADPQAKYGIVALCVLDATTGKTIFGKNENIGLATASTLKTITSATAFSILGKDFQYQTTLAYSGSITTEGTLKGDLIIIGGGDPTLGSWRYESSKEAHVLDQWLKAIQAAGIKKIEGRIIGDDSLWGSQSTPDGWIWQDIGNYYGAGPSALSWRENQFDIHLKASRSAENEVSVLKVVPEMPYLKFVNELKAGSEGTGDNVYAYLPPYGNTAYLRGTWALGISKSGVSAALPDPAFDAAFRLQDTLQSIGINTQSGVTTARLLAIDQQTLPTASQKLLTISSPSLSEMVYWFNKKSVNLYGEHLLRTIAWKSGKPATTKNGAQAEINFWAGKGLDRAAMNIMDGSGLSPATRVTATSMASILFQSQKEDWFPDFYKSLPDNNGMKLKSGSINDVSAYAGYYTDKSGNKYIIVININNYSGSGISRKLFKVLDALK comes from the coding sequence ATGAGTACCACTAAAAAAATATCCATTTTATTCCTGTTAATGATTCAGCAGTTTGCCTTTGCACAAAGCCCGGCGCAAAAACTGGAACAAGCCTACAATAGCTTAATTGCAGATCCACAGGCAAAATATGGGATTGTTGCTTTATGTGTACTCGATGCCACCACAGGAAAAACCATATTCGGTAAAAATGAAAATATCGGACTCGCTACGGCATCAACTTTAAAAACCATTACCTCCGCTACCGCATTCAGCATACTTGGCAAAGACTTTCAATACCAGACCACACTTGCATACAGCGGAAGTATTACCACAGAGGGAACTTTAAAAGGAGACCTGATTATTATCGGCGGCGGCGATCCAACCCTGGGCTCCTGGAGATACGAAAGCAGTAAAGAAGCCCATGTTCTGGATCAGTGGCTGAAAGCCATACAAGCTGCGGGGATAAAAAAAATTGAAGGCAGAATTATCGGAGACGATAGTTTATGGGGTAGTCAGAGCACTCCTGATGGCTGGATCTGGCAGGATATAGGAAATTACTATGGGGCCGGTCCTTCTGCCCTTAGCTGGCGGGAAAATCAGTTTGATATTCACCTTAAAGCCAGCAGATCAGCAGAAAACGAAGTGTCGGTCTTAAAGGTGGTACCGGAGATGCCCTACCTTAAGTTTGTAAACGAACTGAAAGCAGGCTCAGAAGGAACCGGAGATAACGTTTATGCCTATCTCCCACCCTATGGCAATACCGCCTACCTCCGTGGCACCTGGGCATTGGGAATTTCTAAATCAGGTGTTTCCGCAGCCTTACCCGATCCGGCGTTTGACGCTGCTTTTCGTTTACAGGATACCCTGCAAAGCATCGGGATCAATACTCAATCCGGTGTAACAACAGCCAGACTTCTGGCAATTGACCAACAAACCTTACCAACTGCCAGTCAGAAGTTACTCACGATCTCTTCTCCTTCTTTGAGCGAAATGGTGTATTGGTTTAACAAGAAAAGCGTCAACCTATATGGAGAACACCTCCTGAGGACCATTGCCTGGAAGTCCGGCAAACCGGCCACTACAAAAAACGGGGCACAGGCCGAAATCAATTTCTGGGCAGGCAAAGGTTTAGACAGGGCTGCAATGAACATTATGGATGGCAGTGGTCTTTCTCCCGCAACCCGGGTAACTGCCACAAGTATGGCCAGCATATTGTTTCAGTCGCAGAAAGAAGACTGGTTCCCTGACTTCTATAAATCCCTTCCCGACAATAATGGGATGAAGTTGAAAAGCGGCAGTATCAATGATGTTTCCGCATATGCCGGATACTACACTGATAAATCCGGCAATAAATACATCATTGTCATCAACATCAACAATTACTCCGGGTCAGGCATCAGCAGGAAGCTGTTCAAGGTGCTGGATGCGCTTAAATAA